One Streptomyces drozdowiczii DNA segment encodes these proteins:
- a CDS encoding glycosyltransferase — protein sequence MNILIWHVHGSWLTSFVQGPHTYLVPVTPDRGPDGLGRARTWDWPASVQERTPAQLRDADIDLVVLQRPHEIELAHEWTGRRPGRDVPAVYVEHNSPHETPVGTRHTLADRSDIPVVHVTHFNRLMWDNGRAPTGVIEHGIIDPGHQWTGTEPRAAVVVNEPVRRARTTGTDLLPAFAAAVPLDVFGMRTEGLAAHLGLTGAQCRTFDLPQDELHRAMAHRRVYLHPVRWTSLGLSLLEAMFLGMPVVALGTTEVREAVPPGAGVVSNRPEVLTYALRHFAADHAHAEHTGRLAREAARARYGVQRFLDDWDRLMKEVTR from the coding sequence GTGAACATCCTCATCTGGCACGTCCACGGTTCGTGGCTGACCTCCTTCGTGCAGGGCCCGCACACCTATCTGGTGCCGGTCACCCCCGACCGGGGGCCCGACGGGCTCGGCCGCGCCCGCACCTGGGACTGGCCCGCATCCGTCCAGGAGCGCACCCCCGCCCAACTCCGCGACGCCGACATCGACCTCGTCGTCCTGCAACGCCCGCACGAGATCGAGCTCGCCCACGAGTGGACCGGCCGACGACCCGGCCGGGACGTGCCCGCGGTGTACGTGGAGCACAACAGCCCGCACGAGACGCCCGTGGGCACCCGGCACACGCTCGCCGACCGGTCCGACATCCCCGTCGTCCACGTCACCCACTTCAACCGCCTGATGTGGGACAACGGCCGCGCCCCGACCGGCGTCATCGAACACGGCATCATCGACCCCGGCCACCAGTGGACGGGCACCGAGCCCCGGGCCGCCGTGGTCGTCAACGAGCCCGTACGGCGCGCCCGTACGACCGGCACCGACCTGCTGCCCGCCTTCGCCGCCGCCGTTCCGCTGGACGTCTTCGGCATGCGTACGGAGGGACTTGCGGCCCACCTCGGCCTCACCGGAGCGCAGTGCCGCACCTTCGACCTCCCGCAGGACGAACTCCACCGGGCCATGGCCCACCGCCGGGTCTACCTGCACCCGGTGCGGTGGACCTCGCTCGGGCTCTCCCTGCTGGAAGCCATGTTCCTCGGCATGCCCGTGGTCGCCCTCGGCACCACGGAAGTGCGCGAAGCGGTGCCACCCGGCGCCGGGGTCGTCTCCAACCGGCCCGAGGTCCTCACCTACGCCCTGCGCCACTTCGCCGCCGACCACGCCCACGCCGAGCACACCGGCCGCCTGGCCCGGGAAGCGGCCCGGGCCAGGTACGGGGTCCAGCGCTTCCTGGACGACTGGGACCGACTCATGAAAGAGGTCACGCGATGA
- a CDS encoding glycosyltransferase family 9 protein, with protein MRALVVRLDSFGDVLLAGPAVRAVAAHAAHVTMVCGPLGEPAARLLPGVDEVVVWQAPWEGTHPPPVDEADIPGLLTTLRGNAYDTALVLTSFHQSPLPTALLLRMAGVARIGADSVDHPGRLLDVRHQRLPDRHEAEAALDLALAMGFTLPAGDDGRLRVLPPPDTAALTGNGPYVVVHPGASAPARAWDPGRHAEAVQELADAGHRVVVTGGPDETGLTRFVSGDVAVDLGGRTSPRTLAGVLRHADAVVSGNTGPAHLAAAVGTPVVSLFAPVVPASRWAPFGVPFVLLGDQRAPCADTRALHCPVPGHPCLNDVTAHDVVSAVHKLRKERA; from the coding sequence ATGAGGGCGCTCGTCGTACGACTCGACAGCTTCGGCGACGTGCTGCTCGCCGGGCCCGCCGTCCGGGCGGTGGCCGCGCACGCCGCGCACGTCACCATGGTCTGCGGGCCGCTGGGCGAACCCGCCGCCCGGCTGCTCCCCGGCGTGGACGAGGTCGTCGTCTGGCAGGCCCCCTGGGAGGGCACCCACCCGCCGCCGGTGGACGAGGCGGACATCCCCGGCCTGCTCACCACCCTGCGCGGCAACGCGTACGACACCGCACTCGTCCTGACCTCGTTCCACCAGAGCCCGCTGCCGACGGCGCTGCTGCTGCGCATGGCCGGAGTGGCCCGGATCGGCGCCGACAGCGTGGACCATCCCGGACGGCTGCTCGACGTACGCCACCAGCGGCTTCCCGATCGGCACGAGGCCGAGGCGGCCCTCGACCTCGCCCTCGCCATGGGCTTCACCCTCCCCGCCGGCGACGACGGACGGCTGCGCGTCCTCCCCCCGCCCGACACCGCCGCGCTCACCGGCAACGGCCCCTACGTCGTCGTCCACCCCGGCGCCAGCGCCCCCGCCAGGGCCTGGGACCCCGGCAGGCACGCCGAAGCCGTCCAGGAGCTGGCCGACGCCGGGCACCGCGTCGTCGTCACCGGAGGACCGGACGAGACCGGCCTCACCCGCTTCGTCAGCGGCGATGTGGCCGTGGACCTCGGAGGGCGTACCAGCCCCCGGACCCTCGCCGGGGTGCTGCGCCACGCCGACGCCGTGGTCAGCGGCAACACCGGACCCGCCCACCTCGCCGCCGCCGTGGGCACCCCGGTCGTCTCGCTCTTCGCGCCCGTCGTGCCCGCGTCGCGCTGGGCGCCCTTCGGCGTGCCCTTCGTCCTCCTCGGCGACCAGCGCGCCCCCTGCGCCGACACCAGGGCCCTGCACTGCCCGGTGCCGGGCCACCCCTGCCTCAACGACGTCACCGCGCACGACGTGGTGAGCGCGGTGCACAAGCTCCGGAAGGAGAGAGCGTGA
- a CDS encoding D-glycero-alpha-D-manno-heptose-1,7-bisphosphate 7-phosphatase — protein sequence MSSRPCRTAPPGGPSPTRPGAVLFDRDGTLVHDVPYNGDPELVRPVAGAADAVRLLREAGIPTGVVSNQSGIGRGLLTHDEVRRVNARVDELTGPFDVWVYCPHRPDEGCPCRKPLPGLVVEAAGRLGVRPGDCAVIGDIAADVLAARAAGAEGILVPNARTRPEETRAETDPAPDLLTAVRRLLARPHPAGTAARVQGRTA from the coding sequence ATGAGCTCCCGGCCCTGCCGCACCGCCCCGCCCGGCGGACCGTCGCCCACCCGGCCGGGCGCCGTGCTCTTCGACCGGGACGGCACCCTCGTCCACGACGTCCCGTACAACGGCGACCCGGAGCTGGTCAGGCCCGTGGCCGGGGCGGCCGACGCGGTACGGCTGCTGCGCGAGGCCGGCATACCCACCGGCGTCGTCAGCAACCAGTCCGGCATCGGACGCGGACTGCTCACCCACGACGAGGTCCGCCGGGTCAACGCCCGCGTGGACGAGCTGACCGGCCCCTTCGACGTCTGGGTCTACTGCCCGCACCGCCCCGACGAGGGCTGCCCCTGCCGCAAGCCCCTGCCCGGCCTGGTCGTCGAGGCCGCCGGGCGGCTCGGCGTCCGCCCCGGCGACTGCGCCGTCATCGGCGACATCGCGGCGGACGTGCTCGCCGCCAGGGCCGCCGGCGCCGAAGGCATTCTCGTACCGAACGCGCGGACCAGGCCCGAGGAGACCCGGGCGGAGACGGACCCCGCGCCGGACCTCCTCACCGCCGTCCGCAGGCTCCTCGCCCGCCCCCACCCCGCCGGGACGGCCGCCCGCGTGCAGGGGCGGACCGCATGA
- a CDS encoding glycosyltransferase family 2 protein, translated as MTAGDAEQRVTTTAPDGTRDAPTADPYSVVIPTIGRPCLGACLSALAEAAVPPPRAIFLVDDRPAPDTPLDLTPAGPLADRVTVLTTGGRGPAAARNTGLRQVATPWVVFLDDDVQVRPGWGALLAHDLGQAGPGMAGVQGRLTVPLPDDRRPTDWERCTAGLEDAAWATADMAYRTETVRRAGGFDERFPRAFREDADLALRLMSGGWTLARGTRSTLHPVRPADRWVSVRTQRGNADDALMNRLHGPDWWTRADAPRGRLPAHFAVTAAGLAAAALALSGRRRAAAVVGALWAAGTAEFAWARIAPGPRTGAEVATMLSTSVVIPPLAVLHRGLGGIRHRRAAAWGGTG; from the coding sequence ATGACGGCCGGAGACGCGGAACAGCGCGTGACGACCACCGCGCCGGACGGGACACGGGACGCGCCGACCGCCGACCCCTACTCCGTGGTCATCCCCACCATCGGCCGCCCCTGCCTCGGCGCCTGCCTCTCCGCCCTCGCCGAGGCCGCCGTCCCCCCGCCGCGCGCGATCTTCCTCGTGGACGACCGCCCAGCCCCGGACACCCCGCTCGACCTCACCCCGGCCGGGCCGCTCGCGGACCGCGTCACCGTCCTCACCACGGGCGGCCGGGGCCCGGCGGCGGCCCGCAACACCGGGCTGCGCCAGGTCGCCACGCCCTGGGTGGTCTTCCTGGACGACGACGTCCAGGTGCGCCCCGGCTGGGGAGCGCTGCTCGCCCACGACCTGGGGCAGGCCGGACCCGGCATGGCCGGAGTCCAGGGCCGGCTGACCGTTCCGCTGCCCGACGACCGCAGACCCACCGACTGGGAGCGCTGCACGGCGGGCCTGGAGGACGCCGCCTGGGCCACCGCCGACATGGCCTACCGCACGGAGACCGTGCGCCGGGCCGGCGGGTTCGACGAGCGCTTCCCGCGCGCCTTCCGGGAGGACGCCGATCTCGCCCTGCGCCTCATGAGCGGCGGCTGGACGCTGGCCCGGGGCACCCGCTCCACCCTGCACCCCGTCCGCCCCGCCGACCGCTGGGTCTCCGTGCGCACCCAGCGCGGCAACGCGGACGACGCCCTGATGAACCGCCTCCACGGACCGGACTGGTGGACCAGGGCCGACGCCCCCCGGGGCAGGCTGCCCGCCCACTTCGCCGTCACCGCCGCCGGACTGGCCGCCGCCGCGCTGGCCCTGTCCGGACGGCGCCGGGCGGCGGCGGTCGTCGGCGCGCTGTGGGCCGCCGGGACCGCCGAGTTCGCCTGGGCCCGCATCGCACCGGGACCCCGGACCGGCGCCGAGGTCGCCACCATGCTCTCCACCAGCGTCGTCATCCCGCCGCTGGCCGTACTGCACCGGGGCCTGGGCGGCATACGCCACCGCCGGGCCGCCGCCTGGGGAGGCACCGGATGA
- a CDS encoding carbamoyltransferase family protein encodes MRVLGINALFHDPSAALVIDGTTVAAAEEERFSRRKHGKRPVPFSAWELPELSARWCLESAGLDPADLDAVAYSYDPELALPAERMGLHDPWDELRQTYARRAPEFLAEALPGLDPDKVRFVPHHVAHAASAGLAAPPGDRAVLVLDGRGECASQLAGHYKGGALEILNTQPLPESLGLFYEELTEHLGFLRSSDEFKVMALASYGKPVFAQRLAEYVHHTDGGGFRASGVPWSEFAPARRPGGPYTEQHADLAASAQRCLEETVLHLASWLHERTGATRLALAGGVALNCVANARIHREGPFEEVWVQPAAGDAGTSLGAALHVSAEHGPVTPMTTAALGRGWSDEELRRMLETAALPFEEPEDVAAAVAEELAQDGVVAWFQGRSEFGPRALGHRSLLAHPGRAENLERLNAVKGREEFRPVAPMVLAERAAELFDGPMPSPYMLFVHEVAEEWKPRIPAVVHVDGTARIQTVDAASEPLVARMLAAFEERTGLPVVVNTSLNTAGRPMVDHPREALECFGSAPVDLLAIGPFIVRRSKAFT; translated from the coding sequence ATGCGCGTGCTCGGAATCAACGCCCTTTTCCACGACCCCTCGGCCGCTCTGGTCATCGACGGCACGACCGTCGCCGCGGCCGAGGAGGAACGCTTCAGCCGGCGCAAGCACGGCAAGCGCCCCGTACCGTTCTCCGCCTGGGAACTGCCCGAGCTCTCCGCCCGGTGGTGCCTGGAGAGCGCCGGCCTCGACCCCGCCGACCTGGACGCGGTCGCGTACTCGTACGACCCCGAACTGGCGCTGCCCGCCGAGCGGATGGGGCTCCACGACCCCTGGGACGAGCTGCGCCAGACCTACGCCCGGCGGGCCCCCGAATTCCTCGCCGAGGCCCTGCCCGGCCTCGACCCGGACAAGGTCCGCTTCGTCCCCCACCACGTCGCCCACGCCGCCTCCGCCGGACTCGCCGCCCCACCGGGCGACCGCGCGGTCCTGGTCCTCGACGGGCGCGGCGAGTGCGCCTCCCAGCTCGCCGGGCACTACAAGGGCGGTGCCCTGGAGATCCTCAACACACAGCCGCTGCCCGAATCACTCGGCCTGTTCTACGAGGAGCTGACCGAGCACCTCGGATTCCTGCGCAGCAGCGACGAGTTCAAGGTGATGGCCCTCGCCTCCTACGGGAAGCCGGTCTTCGCGCAGCGGCTCGCCGAGTACGTCCACCACACCGACGGCGGCGGCTTCCGCGCCTCCGGCGTCCCGTGGAGCGAGTTCGCACCGGCCCGCCGGCCGGGCGGCCCCTACACCGAGCAGCACGCGGACCTCGCGGCCAGCGCCCAGCGGTGCCTGGAGGAGACCGTCCTCCACCTGGCCTCCTGGCTCCACGAACGGACCGGGGCCACCCGCCTCGCGCTCGCCGGCGGGGTGGCCCTCAACTGTGTGGCCAACGCCCGCATCCACCGCGAGGGGCCCTTCGAGGAGGTGTGGGTCCAGCCGGCCGCCGGTGACGCGGGCACCTCGCTGGGCGCCGCCCTCCACGTATCCGCCGAGCACGGACCGGTCACCCCGATGACCACCGCCGCCCTCGGCCGGGGCTGGAGCGACGAGGAACTGCGCCGCATGCTCGAAACGGCGGCCCTGCCCTTCGAGGAGCCCGAGGACGTCGCCGCGGCCGTCGCCGAGGAGCTGGCGCAGGACGGCGTCGTCGCCTGGTTCCAGGGGCGCAGCGAGTTCGGCCCCCGGGCGCTCGGCCACCGCTCCCTGCTCGCCCACCCCGGGCGCGCCGAGAACCTGGAACGGCTGAACGCGGTCAAGGGGCGCGAGGAGTTCCGCCCGGTGGCCCCCATGGTGCTGGCCGAACGGGCCGCGGAACTGTTCGACGGCCCGATGCCCAGCCCGTACATGCTCTTCGTGCACGAGGTCGCCGAGGAGTGGAAACCCCGCATCCCCGCCGTCGTCCATGTGGACGGCACCGCCCGCATCCAGACCGTGGACGCGGCCTCGGAGCCGCTGGTCGCCCGGATGCTCGCGGCGTTCGAGGAACGCACCGGGCTGCCGGTCGTCGTCAACACCAGCCTCAACACCGCGGGCCGGCCCATGGTCGACCACCCGCGCGAGGCGCTGGAGTGCTTCGGGTCCGCGCCCGTCGACCTGCTGGCCATCGGGCCCTTCATCGTCCGCCGCTCGAAGGCGTTCACATGA
- a CDS encoding NAD-dependent epimerase/dehydratase family protein, which produces MASSAPDRFPWRHALVTGGAGFLGSHLCERLLAGGVTVDCADNLASGSPRNIAHLEGENGFRFLRLDISDPSCASELGGPYDLVLHFACPASPADYLRMPLETLDVGSLGTRNMLGIAARDGARLLLASTSEVYGDPLVHPQREDYWGNVNPVGPRSVYDESKRFSEALVTAHAAARGTNAGIVRLFNTYGPRMRAHDGRAVPTFISQALAGEPLTVAGDGSQTRSLCYVDDTIDGVLSVAASKSVRPVNIGGSDETTVREIARRIVKLTSSASRIDYIDRPVDDPERRRPDTTLVREMFGWEPRVSWEEGLERTIAFFASLPGAPDDSPAAFPAREF; this is translated from the coding sequence CTCGCATTTGTGCGAACGCCTGCTGGCCGGGGGAGTGACGGTCGACTGCGCCGACAACCTGGCCTCCGGATCGCCGCGGAACATCGCACACCTCGAAGGCGAGAACGGGTTCCGGTTCCTCCGCCTCGACATCTCCGATCCGTCGTGCGCAAGTGAATTGGGCGGCCCCTACGACCTCGTTCTGCATTTCGCCTGCCCCGCCTCGCCCGCCGACTATCTGCGCATGCCGCTGGAAACGCTGGACGTCGGCAGCCTCGGCACCCGCAACATGCTCGGCATCGCCGCCCGGGACGGGGCGCGCCTGCTGCTCGCCTCCACCTCCGAGGTCTACGGCGACCCGCTGGTGCACCCGCAGCGCGAGGACTACTGGGGCAATGTGAACCCCGTGGGACCGCGCAGCGTGTACGACGAATCGAAACGGTTCTCCGAGGCGCTGGTGACCGCGCACGCCGCCGCCAGGGGCACGAATGCCGGAATCGTGCGGCTGTTCAACACGTACGGCCCCCGCATGCGCGCCCACGACGGCCGTGCCGTGCCGACTTTCATCAGCCAGGCCCTCGCCGGAGAACCGCTCACCGTCGCCGGGGACGGCAGCCAGACCAGGTCCCTCTGTTATGTGGACGACACCATCGACGGCGTACTGAGCGTCGCGGCGAGCAAATCCGTACGGCCGGTGAACATCGGCGGCAGCGACGAGACGACCGTACGGGAAATCGCCCGCCGGATCGTCAAACTGACCAGCTCCGCAAGCCGGATCGACTACATCGACCGGCCCGTGGACGACCCCGAGCGGCGGCGTCCCGACACCACCCTGGTGCGGGAGATGTTCGGCTGGGAACCCCGCGTCTCCTGGGAAGAGGGACTGGAACGCACCATCGCGTTTTTCGCCTCGCTCCCCGGCGCGCCGGACGATTCCCCCGCCGCGTTCCCGGCCCGCGAATTCTGA